From the genome of Pseudomonas sihuiensis:
AGCGAGGATCTGGCATCGGTTGTGGCCCACCTGCGCGCGCAACGGCCGATGGCGCCGCTGTACGCAGTCGGCTATTCCCTGGGCGGCAACGTGCTGCTCAAGTATCTGGGGGAGAGTGGCGAGCAGAGCCAACTGCAAGGCGCAGTGGCGGTCTCGGTGCCGTTTCGTCTGGATCAATGCGCCGACCGCATCGGCCTGGGCTTCTCGCGGGTGTACCAGGCGCATTTCATGCGTGAGATGGTCGCCTACGTCAGCAACAAGCAGCGCCTGTTCGCCGAGAGTGGCCAAGGCGAACGCCTGTCGGTGCTGGAGCGCCTCGGGCCGCTGGATGGCATGCGCACCTTCTGGGACTTCGACGGGCGCATCACCGCGCCACTGCACGGCTTCGCCGATGCCCACGACTATTACCGGCGCGCCTCCAGCCGCTTCTACCTGGGCGCCATTCGCACACGCACGCTGATCATCCAGGCCGAGGACGACCCTTTCATCTTCCGCCACAGCCTGCCCGAGGCCAGCGAGCTCGCCCCCGGCACCGAGTTCGAGCTGCATGCCAAGGGTGGGCACGTCGGCTTCGTCGAGGGCAGCCCGCGCCGCCCCATTTACTATCTGGAGCGGCGCATTCCCGAGTGGCTCGGTGCGCTGAGCTGAATCAGCTGGCGGCAGGCTGCTCCGGCATCGCCGAGGAGTGGTGCTTGAGGATTTTCCACTCACCATCGACCTTCTGGTAAACGAAGGTGTAGCGCGCCTGAACCTGGCGCACCGCATCACCCTGGGTCAGGGCGAAGGTGTAAACCCCCGAATCCACCGCTGCATCCGGGCCGATCTGGCGAATTTCACGCATGTTGATCGTGCCGACCGGCTTGGCCTGTAAGAAATGGTCGAAATAGTCCTGAATCGCCTCATGGCCTACGCGCACCCGATTCGATACCGTGGGCTGCAGCACGCCGTTGTCGGCGTACAAGGCCGCAACCTTGGCCGAGTCGCCCGTCTGCAAGGCGGCGTTCCAGCGCTCGAACAGGCTGGCGATCTGTTGCTCCTGCGCATTGCTCGGGGCGGTTGCCGTTTCCGTGTAGACATGAGGCGCATCGGCAGCCTGAACCAGCGGCACGGACAGGGCGAATACCAGGGCACAGCTGCTGAACAAGGGTTTCAACATGGTTGAATCTCCGGCTATTGAAGGACGCCATCAGCATGCGCGGCTCCCCCAGTCCGCACATCGGCCAGGCGGGGCCTGCGGCCTATGCCAGGTGGCAGATGCCAGAAGCGGTTCGACCTATTAGCCTGCGCCGTCCGATGACGCGCAATCCGTGGAGGCGTAGATGCTGAACACCCCACCCGACAGCGTGCTGGCCCTGCGTGCCGACTATCGCCAGGCGGAAAGCCGCGCCGCGCGCCTGCGCCTGCTGGTCGAGAGCGGTCGCGCCCTCAATGCGCTACCCGCCGCCGAGAGCGGCGCGCTGGCCCTGCAACGGGCCTGCAGCTTCTGCGCCATGGATGGCGGCGTACTGCTGCTCAGGCAAGCCGATGACAGCCTGAGCCTCAGTGCCGGCTTCGGCCCCGCCGCCT
Proteins encoded in this window:
- a CDS encoding SgcJ/EcaC family oxidoreductase; amino-acid sequence: MLKPLFSSCALVFALSVPLVQAADAPHVYTETATAPSNAQEQQIASLFERWNAALQTGDSAKVAALYADNGVLQPTVSNRVRVGHEAIQDYFDHFLQAKPVGTINMREIRQIGPDAAVDSGVYTFALTQGDAVRQVQARYTFVYQKVDGEWKILKHHSSAMPEQPAAS
- a CDS encoding hydrolase — protein: MTPFQPAWWLPGPHLQTLWNPFCRKPPQLERQRERLWLDDGDFLDLDWHGPHDAHAPLVLVLHGLTGSSNSLYVLGLQQALAARGWASVALNWRGCSGEPNLLPRGYHSGASEDLASVVAHLRAQRPMAPLYAVGYSLGGNVLLKYLGESGEQSQLQGAVAVSVPFRLDQCADRIGLGFSRVYQAHFMREMVAYVSNKQRLFAESGQGERLSVLERLGPLDGMRTFWDFDGRITAPLHGFADAHDYYRRASSRFYLGAIRTRTLIIQAEDDPFIFRHSLPEASELAPGTEFELHAKGGHVGFVEGSPRRPIYYLERRIPEWLGALS